ATGATCGATCTGGTGGTGCGCAAGTCTCCCCCACCCGGCGTGCGGCGTGCGCTCCGGGTGGCCCTGAGGGGCGTCATGCGGCACTTCGGGGTGGAGGATAAATCGGTCACCGTGGTGCTGGTGGGCGACCGGACGATTCGGCAGCTCAAGCGCGAAACCTGGGGCGAGGACGCGGTCACCGACGTGCTGTCGTTTCCGACCTTTGTGCCGGGCGATCCGTTCGTGCCGCCGCACCTGGGTGATATCGTGATCAGCCTCGACACGGCGGCGCGGCAGGCCGGGGCGCGCGGTCATACGCTGTCGCGTGAAATGTCGTTGCTCGCGTCGCATGGCCTGACGCACCTCGTGGGCTTCGATCACCCCCACGCCGAAGGGCTGGGTTTCGAGGAAGGTGCGACGGGTGAAGGATGGCAACCCTTTCATGCAGCGTGGCAGGCTGCCCAGGCTGAACTGGCTTCGCTGGCCGACCCGGTGCGCTAAAACAGGGCCATGAGGCCGCCTCGCTCTTCCAGGCCCGGTCCTGCCGCTTCGTTTGGCGCCCGAAGTCCGCACGCCGGCATTCACACCTGGTGCACTGCCGCGCGTTTCGCGCTGAGCGGGCTGGCCCATGCCTGGCGCACCCAGCCCAATTTTCGTACCGAAGTGGGTTGCGCCGCGCTGGCCATCATCCTCGCCGTGCTCCTGCGCGTACCGTTGACGCCCATCCTGCTTTCGTGTGCCCTGGTGCTGAGCCTCGAACTGGTGAACACGGCGATCGAGGCGGTGGTCGATCTCGTATCACCCGAGTTTCACCCACTGGCAAAAATTGCCAAGGACGCCGGGGCGGGCGCGGTGCTGCTCGCTTCAGTGTTCGCGCTGCTGGTGGGCGCTTCCGAATTCCTGCCGCGTCTGTGGAGCGCCGCTGGCATGTAGCGCGGGTCACCCTTGATGTGGCCTGGCCGGACGCCCCGGCTCTCGCGGACCACTCGACAGGGTTCGTTCATCACGAACGGCACGGAGCCTCCGTGCTACAATCTGCTGATCTTATGGACGAGCCTCCCAGTTCTGGCTCCGAGGCCCACGCCGCCCACGGACTTGCGCTCGCACGCGACTTGCGCCAACACGGGGCGGCCCTTTGCTGTAAGTGGAAGTGTCTCGGCTGTAAATATTTGGGCGATAACCACCCGGAGAGCGCCTTGGAGGCGCTTCTTCTGCAGGCCGCGCATAACCACACCGAAGTCCGCGGCCTCGCGGCGCGTAGGAGCGCGCCTTTTCGATGAGTGATATTTTCGGCCTCGCGGCCCTGTTTTTTCTGGTCCTGCTGAACGGATTTTTTGTGGCGGCCGAGTTCGCGCTTGTCAGCGTACGGCGCACCCGCATCGACCAGCTTGCCGAGGAAGGCATCGGTGCCGCGCGCATCGCACAGCGCGCGGTGCGCAATCTCGATCTGTACATCGCCGCCACGCAGCTGGGCATCACCATGGCCTCACTGGGCATCGGCTTCATCGCCGAGCCTGCCATTCACCACCTCGTGGAAGGCCCGCTCAGCCGCGCCGGTCTGGCTGAAGGCAGCGTCAACACCGCGTCCTTCGCGATCGCCTTCTCGATCTCCACGATTCTGCACATCGTCTTCGGAGAGCTGGCGCCCAAATCCATTGCGCTTCAGCGCTCCGAGGAGACCTCGCTGTGGGTCGTGCGTCCCCTGATGGCCTTCGCGTTCGTGTTTCGTCCGGCGATCTATCTGCTCAACGCCCTCGGGAACGGGGTAGTGAGTCTGATCGGACTGAAGCCGGTGTCAGGTCACCACACCGCCCACTCCGAAGAGGAAATCCGCATGATCGTCAGCGCCTCCAGTCAGGAAGGTGTGCTGGAGGACGATGAGAAGGAACTCGTCTACAACGTCTTCGACCTCTCGGACACCATGCTGCGTTCGATCATGACGCCGCGGGTCGACATGGTGCTGGCCGACGCCAGCGCCACCCTGCGGCGGGTGCTGGAACTCAACGAGGAGCACGGGTACTCACGGGTGCCCGCCTACCGCGACACACCTGACAACGTCATCGGCATCGTGCACACCTCGGATGTGCTGAAGCACCTGCAAGAGCTCGATCACGTCACCATCGGCGATATCGTGCGGCCCACCTATTACGCTCCCGAATCGATGCGGGTGAGCGACCTGCTGAGGACCATGCGCGAACGCAAATCGCACATGGCCATCGTGGTGGACGAGTTCGGTGGAACGGCAGGACTCGTGACGCTGGAAGACGTACTCGAAGAGATCGTCGGCGAAATCTACGACGAAACCGACGAGGAAGCGGAAGTGCAGGTCGAGCATCTGGGCGAGGGCGTCTACCGGCTGGACGCCTCGCTCAACATCGATGAGGTGGAAGAAGTGCTCGGCGTGGAACTCGACGGGCAGGAAGAAGCCGGGGAGTTCGATACGCTCGCGGGCTTTGTCACCCAGCACTTCGGCTACATTCCCACGGTTGGCGAGCGGTTTCAGTCCGAAGGCTGGGAGTTTCTGGTGGAGGGTGCCGATCAACGCCGCGTGATTCAGGTGGTGGCCAGCAAAATTCAACCCGTTCCGCTCCTCGAGAGCGGTGGAGACGCCGCATATGACAGTTGATCAACAGACCGCCGATGCCGAACTCCTGAGCGCCGCACAACAGGCTTACCACAACGCCTACGCGCCTTACTCGAAATTCGGCGTGGGAGCGGCCCTGCGCACCCCGACCGGTGAGGTGTTCGCGGGTGCGAACGTCGAGAACGCCAGTTACGGTCTGGGGCGCTGCGCAGAGCAGAGTGCTGTGCAGGCCATGGCCACCACGGGGCAGCGCACCTTTACCGAGGTCGTGGTGTACAGCGAGGCGAGCCCACCGGCCAGCCCGTGCGGCGCGTGCCGGCAGGTCCTGTTCGAGTTCGCCCCAGAAGCGCAGGTCACCTGCGTCAATCACCTGGGAGAAGTCCTTTCCCTGCAGGTCAAGGAGCTGTTGCCTCACGGCTTTCGTCTGGGTGAATAGAGTAGGCTCGGCGCTTCGGAGAAGGGGTTCAGGCCGCACGGCCTGAACCCCTTCTCGTGCGCGTACTGGGCACGCGTGGGCGGCGTCCCGGTTGCCGTTCGGTCCGAGCGGGTATACTTCCGGGCGATGGCCACCGTGCAGGAGCTGCGCGACAAACTTCGCAAACCGCTGGAGCGTGAACTGCTGACCGGCTGCAGCAACCGTGTGGTGGCAGGCGGCGTGGAAAAGCTGCTGGAGCATCTGGGCAAACCCTTTCCGCAGGTGCGCGAGGCCCTCCGCGGCTATGCGGCAATGGACGAAGACGAACGTGGCGAGCGCTTGCGTGCAGCGCTGGCGTTGCTCAGTGACGCGCCCCGCCCGAGCACTGAGCGCAGTACTGGGGCACGCAGCGCTCCGCCCGTGACGCTCGATCCCACTGCGCGGCTGCAACCCG
The Deinococcus peraridilitoris DSM 19664 genome window above contains:
- a CDS encoding diacylglycerol kinase, with product MRPPRSSRPGPAASFGARSPHAGIHTWCTAARFALSGLAHAWRTQPNFRTEVGCAALAIILAVLLRVPLTPILLSCALVLSLELVNTAIEAVVDLVSPEFHPLAKIAKDAGAGAVLLASVFALLVGASEFLPRLWSAAGM
- the cdd gene encoding cytidine deaminase produces the protein MTVDQQTADAELLSAAQQAYHNAYAPYSKFGVGAALRTPTGEVFAGANVENASYGLGRCAEQSAVQAMATTGQRTFTEVVVYSEASPPASPCGACRQVLFEFAPEAQVTCVNHLGEVLSLQVKELLPHGFRLGE
- a CDS encoding hemolysin family protein gives rise to the protein MSDIFGLAALFFLVLLNGFFVAAEFALVSVRRTRIDQLAEEGIGAARIAQRAVRNLDLYIAATQLGITMASLGIGFIAEPAIHHLVEGPLSRAGLAEGSVNTASFAIAFSISTILHIVFGELAPKSIALQRSEETSLWVVRPLMAFAFVFRPAIYLLNALGNGVVSLIGLKPVSGHHTAHSEEEIRMIVSASSQEGVLEDDEKELVYNVFDLSDTMLRSIMTPRVDMVLADASATLRRVLELNEEHGYSRVPAYRDTPDNVIGIVHTSDVLKHLQELDHVTIGDIVRPTYYAPESMRVSDLLRTMRERKSHMAIVVDEFGGTAGLVTLEDVLEEIVGEIYDETDEEAEVQVEHLGEGVYRLDASLNIDEVEEVLGVELDGQEEAGEFDTLAGFVTQHFGYIPTVGERFQSEGWEFLVEGADQRRVIQVVASKIQPVPLLESGGDAAYDS
- the ybeY gene encoding rRNA maturation RNase YbeY, translating into MIDLVVRKSPPPGVRRALRVALRGVMRHFGVEDKSVTVVLVGDRTIRQLKRETWGEDAVTDVLSFPTFVPGDPFVPPHLGDIVISLDTAARQAGARGHTLSREMSLLASHGLTHLVGFDHPHAEGLGFEEGATGEGWQPFHAAWQAAQAELASLADPVR